In the Streptomyces sp. NBC_00193 genome, CCGGCCGCTGCTGCTGGTCACGGGGCTGGCCGACGACAACGTCCACCCCTCGCACACCCTGCGGCTCTCGCAGGCCCTGACCGACGCGGGCCGCCCGCACCAGCTCCTCGCACTGCCGGGGGTCACGCACATGACCCCCGGCGGGGTGCGGGAGAAGGTCATGGCGCTGGAGCTGGAGTTCTTCCGCAAGGAGCTCGGCCTGGCCTGAGGCGCCGCCGGAACGAAGGGAGGGCCCCGGAGCGAGATCATCGCTCCGGGGCCCTCCCCGTACCCGGGTTCCCCGCCGGTCCCCCGGGCGTCCGCGGCTACGCCATGTGGCAGGCCACCTCACGGGAGGCGACCGTCCGCAGCAGCGGCCGTTCGGTGCGGCAGATCTCCTGCGCCACGGGGCACCTGGGGTGGAAGGTGCAGCCCGGGGGCGGGGCGGCCGGACTCGGCGGATCGCCGAGCAGCACGATCCGCTCGCGCCGCCGCTCCGCCGCCGGGTCGGGCAGCGGTACGGCGGACAACAGCGCCCTGGTGTACGGGTGCTGGGGGTTCTCGTAGAGCGACTTCTTGTCGCCCATCTCCACGATTCGGCCGAGGTACATGACCGCGACCCGGTCGCTGACCCGTTTGACGACCGAGAGGTCGTGCGCGATGAACACGTAGGCCAGGCCCAGTTCGGCGCGCAGCCGCTCCATCAGGTTGACGATCTGCGCCTGGACGGAGACGTCGAGCGCCGAGACCGGTTCGTCGGCGACGATCAGCCGGGGGTTGGTGGCGAGCGACCGGGCGATGCCGATGCGCTGCGCCTGGCCGCCGGAGAACTCGTGCGGATAGCGGTCGATGTGCTCCGGGATCAGTCCGACGAGCTCCATCAGCTCGGCGGCCCGGCGGCGGGCGTCCGCCGCGCCCGAACCCTGCACGAGCAGCGGGTCGGAGATGATCCGGGCCACCGTCTGGCGGGGGTTGAGGGAGGAGTGCGGGTCCTGGAAGACCATCTGGAGGTTCCGGCGCAGCGGGCGCAGGGCGCGCTGGGAGAGCCGGCTGATGTCCTGGCCGTCGAACTCCACGCTTCCGGAGGTCGGTTCCAGCAGCCGGACGAGCATCCGCCCGGTGGTGGACTTGCCGCAGCCCGACTCCCCTACGAGGCCCAGGGTGCGGCCGGCCTCCAGGTCGAAGGAGACTCCGTCGACGGCGCGCACGGGCGCCCCCCGGCGCCCGGTCGCGGACCGCTTCCCGGGGAAGGCCATCGTCAGGTCGCGGACGCTCAGCAGCGGCGGCGGGACCTCGGCGCGGGCCGCCGGGACCCGGGCGGTGCGGGGACCCGTCTGGTTCGGCGTGGTCATCGGGTCACCTCCCGGACGGCGCCCGCGAAGTGGCAGGCCGTCTCGCGGCCGGCGTCGCCGTACGGCAGGAGTTCGGGCCGCACGGTGGCGCAGCGCTCCCGGTCCTCCTCGCCGCTCGCGGCGGCCACGGAGCACCTCGGGGCGAACGCGCAGCCCGGGGCGGGGGCGAGCAGGGAGGGCGGGGAGCCGGGGATGGCCCGCAGCGGTTCGTCGTCGGCGTCGTCCAGCCGGGGCAGGGAATCGAGCAGCCCCCGGGTGTACGGGTGCGCCGGGTCGGCGAACAGGTCGTCCACCGGGGCCTGTTCGGCGGCCCTGCCGCCGTACATGACGAGCACCTCGTGGGCGACGCGGGCGACCACGCCCAGATCGTGGGTGATCATGACGACGCCGAGTCCGCGCTCCTGCTGGAGTCCGGCGATCAGCTCCAGGATCTGCGCCTGCACGGTGACGTCGAGCGCGGTGGTGGGCTCGTCGGCGATGAGCAGTTCGGGTTCGCAGGCCAGCGCCATGGCGATCATCGCGCGCTGGCGCATGCCGCCGGAGAACTGGTGGGGGTACTCCCCGGCCCGGCGGGCGGGTTCGGGGATGCCGACCTCGCCGAGCATGTCGACGGCGCGCCGTTTCGCGGCGGCCCGGCCGGCCCGGAAGTGGACCCGGAAGTGCTCGGCGATCTGCTCGCCGACCGTGTAGTAGGGGTGCAGGCTGGACAGCGGGTCCTGGAAGATCATGGCCATCTTGCGGCCGCGCAGCTTGGAGAGCTCCTTCTCGGACTTGGTGGTCAGTTCCTGTCCGTCGAGGGCGATGGAGCCGCCGATCTCGGCGCCCCGGTGCAGGCCCATGACGGCGAGGGAGGTGACGGACTTGCCCGAGCCGGACTCGCCGACGATGCCGAGCGTGCGGCCGGCCTCGACGGTGAAGCCGAGGGAGTCGACGGCGCGTACGGTGCCGCGCGGGGTGGTGAAGGTGACCTGCAGGTCGCGGACTTGGAGCAGCGGGGTCGCGGGGGCCGCGGCGTGCGAAGGCGGAGCCATCAGTACCTCACCCTCGGGTCGATGACGGCGTACAGGAGGTCGACGGCGAGGTTCGCGACGACGATGAAGAAGGCGGCCAGCAGGGTGACTCCGAGCACCACGGGCTGGTCCGAGCTGACCAGGGCCCCGTAGAACAGCCTCCCGATACCGGGGAGTCCGAAGATGGACTCGGTGATGACGGCTCCGGCGAGCAGGCTGCCGAGG is a window encoding:
- a CDS encoding ABC transporter ATP-binding protein — its product is MTTPNQTGPRTARVPAARAEVPPPLLSVRDLTMAFPGKRSATGRRGAPVRAVDGVSFDLEAGRTLGLVGESGCGKSTTGRMLVRLLEPTSGSVEFDGQDISRLSQRALRPLRRNLQMVFQDPHSSLNPRQTVARIISDPLLVQGSGAADARRRAAELMELVGLIPEHIDRYPHEFSGGQAQRIGIARSLATNPRLIVADEPVSALDVSVQAQIVNLMERLRAELGLAYVFIAHDLSVVKRVSDRVAVMYLGRIVEMGDKKSLYENPQHPYTRALLSAVPLPDPAAERRRERIVLLGDPPSPAAPPPGCTFHPRCPVAQEICRTERPLLRTVASREVACHMA
- a CDS encoding ABC transporter ATP-binding protein, with protein sequence MAPPSHAAAPATPLLQVRDLQVTFTTPRGTVRAVDSLGFTVEAGRTLGIVGESGSGKSVTSLAVMGLHRGAEIGGSIALDGQELTTKSEKELSKLRGRKMAMIFQDPLSSLHPYYTVGEQIAEHFRVHFRAGRAAAKRRAVDMLGEVGIPEPARRAGEYPHQFSGGMRQRAMIAMALACEPELLIADEPTTALDVTVQAQILELIAGLQQERGLGVVMITHDLGVVARVAHEVLVMYGGRAAEQAPVDDLFADPAHPYTRGLLDSLPRLDDADDEPLRAIPGSPPSLLAPAPGCAFAPRCSVAAASGEEDRERCATVRPELLPYGDAGRETACHFAGAVREVTR